The DNA window TGCGAGCGCTGAAAAAGTCATCGCCAGCGGGAAACTGGGCGGGGCATTCCGCCGGGTAGATGGCGAATCGGTGTTCTCCCATTTTACGCCTTTGGTGGGGGTAGATGGCCGCATTCAAGGGCTGCTTCAGGTTACTCGAAAACGCAGCGATTTCCACGATCTGGTGGCCTCGTCTCGCTGGTGGGCGGTTACTATCTGGACTGCGTTTTCCTTCATGATGATTGTGGTGGTCGTGCTGGGGCATTACGGAACGGTGGGGCGACATGTCAGCCGTTTACTTGAAAATATGGCTGGCCTGGCGCCCGGGCATTGGCTATTGGCTGTTCCGCCCTCTGGCCCTCGGGAGCTTCGCCAGATTCACCACGGTATTCTGAAGCTAGGCCGACGCATGGCCGCGGCAGAATCGGAAATTGAAGGGCGCATTGCACGAGAGCGAGCCCTGGCTGAGCAATTGGAATATCAGGAAAAGGTGGCAATGATTGGTCGTGTAGCCGGCGGTGTGGCGCATGAGCTAGGTGCCCCTTTGAACGTCATTCAAGGGCGTGCCCGCATTCTTGCGCGCTCGGGGCTACCGGACACACAGCAACGCCATCTTGCGGATATTGAACATCAGGTCACGCGTATGACCACAATCATCCAGCAGCTATTGGATTGTTTTCGTCACGTGCCGGATTCTCGCCGCTCTTTGGACCTGTCATCGGTTCTTGCCGATGTTATGACTTGGGTTTCAGAAGATAGCCGTTGCACTACGCCAGTGCTGGAGACTGAGGGCCTTGAACAGGCGATGGCCGTGCAAGCAGAGCCTTTGCGAGTGGGACTGGCTTGCCTGAATGTGATTCGAAATGCTTGCCAGGCGGCTCAGAGCCAATTGAAAGTGTCGGCCCACGAAGCGGGTGATTGCTGGGAGGTACGCGTGGACGATGATGGCCCGGGTATATCGGAAGAACACCGCGCAAGGGTATTCGAACCCTTCTACAGTACACGCGCCGCAGGCGAGGGAACAGGCCTTGGTCTTGCCGTGGTTAGCAGTGTTCTGAAAGAGCATGGGGGCCGGGTAGAGGTGAGTGACAGTGAGTTGGGCGGCTGTCGAATGAGTCTATATTTTCCGAAGGAGGCGACATGATATCGGCAAACGCACCGCTGGTTTTGTTGGTTGAAGATGACCCGAGTCTCGGGCAACTGTTGACCGAGGAGCTTGAAGCGGATGGCTATGCCGTGGTGGGTGTGGCAACGGTTCAAAACGCACGAAAAGCCTTGAAGGAGCGGCGCCCGGCGCTGATTGTCTCCGACCTTCGGTTGCCCGATGGCGATGGTATGCAGGTGTTGGCTTTTCAACAAGCAGAACACCCCGGGATTCCTTTTATTGTTATTACCGCCTTCGGCACGGTTGATCAAGCCGTTGAAGCTTTGCAGGCGGGAGCGGATGATTTTCTGACCAAACCACTGTCTACCGATCACCTGCGCCTGAAAATAAAAAGGCTGCTGGCGCAGGCCGATATTAACCGGCAACTGGCCGAGATTCAGTCCCGCCAATACGGTGATTTGAATATGGGATTGGTGGGTGGCAGTTCAGCAATGGAGCGTTTGCGAAGTGAAATCCGGCAGGTTTCAGTTAGTCAGGCTGCCGTCCTTATTCATGGTGAAAGTGGCACTGGGAAAGAGTTGGTTGCCCATGCTATCCATAACCAGAGTGAACGATCGGGCAAGGCCTTCTTGGCGGTGAACTGCGCGGGTATTCCGCCGGACCTGATGGAAAGCGAATTCTTTGGCCATGAAGCCGGCGCTTTTACCGGTGCACAGCAGGCACGAAAAGGGTTATTTGCTGAAGCCAGCGGCGGCACTTTGTTGCTGGATGAGATTGGCGAGATGCCCATGTCGCTACAGGCCAAGCTGCTGCGGGTGTTGCAGGAAGGTGCGATTAAACCCGTTGGCGCAGACCACGAAGAGGCCGTCGATGTACGCATCTTGGCGTCCACTCACGTCGATTTGATGAAGGCGGTTGAGGAGGGGGCGTTCCGGGAAGACCTCTATTACCGGCTTGAAACACTGTCTCTTTCTGTTCCGCCGTTGCGGGAACGGGGCGAAGACGTAGAGTTGCTAGCCATGCACTTTCTTAAGGAAGCATGCCTTAGGCATGGTCGCGGCTTTATCAAGTTTAGTGAGGTAACGCTGCGAGTGCTTAGGGATTATCCGTTCCCCGGCAACGTTCGGGAGCTTTCCAGCGCCATCGAGAGGGCGGTAACGTTTTGTGATGGTGATACCATCCAGCCGGAACACTTGCCTGAGCGTATCCGTAAGCGACAAGGAAGTTTTCAGGCAAGTACGATAGACCCGGAGGATACAAATATCCCAGAATGGCCTACCTTGGAGACCCTGCAGCAAAATTACGTACGCCAAGTGATGAGCGCGGTTGAGGGCAACAAACGTCGCGCAGCGCAAATACTGGGTATTAACAGACGAACTCTTTACCGTTGGCTGGAATCCACTCTGGAGCAGAAGTGATGAAAAATCAGAAGCAGGCCATGTTGTATGGCCTGGCTACCGTGTTGCTATGGTCAACCGTGGCAACCGCTTTCAAATTGGCGCTGGCGGATTTGGCGCCCGTGCAGATGTTGCTGGTGGCGTGCTCAGCTTCCATCGTCGTGATGGCGGTCGCATTGGTGATTATGGGGCGGTGGCAGCAGATTTTTCAGCTCAACAAAACCCAGTACGTGCAATCGATTGGGATGGGCCTAATCAACCCGTGCCTCTATTACTTTCTGTTATTTGGTGCGTTTGATCGGCTGCCTGCGCAGGAGGCTCAGCCGCTGAACTACACCTGGGCATTGGTGCTGGCCTATCTGTCGGTTCCCTTTCTGGGGCAGAAGCTGCGTCGCATCGACATCTTGGCGGGACTGGTGTGTTATGCCGGTGTTGTAGCGATAGCGACTCGGGGGGCAGTGACATCGTTGAATTTTTCAGACCCGTTAGGGGTCGCTCTTGCGCTGGGCAGTACGTTGGTTTGGGCGTCTTACTGGATCATCGCGACCCGAGACACCCGTGATCCTGTTGTCGGGCTGTTCCTGAACTTTTCGTTTGGCCTGCCGGTGATCGTCTTGGTGTGCTGGTACACAGTTGGGTTCGATTTTTCAGGGATAAAATCGCTCTCAGCCGCGATTTACATCGGTGTCTTTGAAATGGGTATTGCGTTTATTTTGTGGTCCCAGGCCATGAAAAAAGCCGAAAATACCGCAAAAGTCAGCAATTTAATTTTTATTGCTCCGTTTTTGTCCCTGGTGTTTATTTACTTCATTCTGGGTGAAGTGATTCTGCCGTCGACCTACATTGGCTTGGTGTTGATTATCGCTGGCTTGTGGCTGCAGCAAAAGAAAGTTCAGGCTCGAACCCAAGGCTTGGACCATGGCTGAACAGTGGCATTTATATTTGGTGCGCACTGCTGCTGGCAGCTTGTACACGGGCATAACCACTGACGTAC is part of the Marinobacter sp. JH2 genome and encodes:
- a CDS encoding DMT family transporter, yielding MKNQKQAMLYGLATVLLWSTVATAFKLALADLAPVQMLLVACSASIVVMAVALVIMGRWQQIFQLNKTQYVQSIGMGLINPCLYYFLLFGAFDRLPAQEAQPLNYTWALVLAYLSVPFLGQKLRRIDILAGLVCYAGVVAIATRGAVTSLNFSDPLGVALALGSTLVWASYWIIATRDTRDPVVGLFLNFSFGLPVIVLVCWYTVGFDFSGIKSLSAAIYIGVFEMGIAFILWSQAMKKAENTAKVSNLIFIAPFLSLVFIYFILGEVILPSTYIGLVLIIAGLWLQQKKVQARTQGLDHG
- a CDS encoding HAMP domain-containing sensor histidine kinase codes for the protein MFPFSRRLRNMFRSLQLTLVLSIVVPLVLFSGIAIYIGMGAVEKALNDRLREDLELVAQAVSGPVSNALAQGNELVLGESLKSIFQIGRISGASVFDENSDRVASLGVADTDVSNSASAEKVIASGKLGGAFRRVDGESVFSHFTPLVGVDGRIQGLLQVTRKRSDFHDLVASSRWWAVTIWTAFSFMMIVVVVLGHYGTVGRHVSRLLENMAGLAPGHWLLAVPPSGPRELRQIHHGILKLGRRMAAAESEIEGRIARERALAEQLEYQEKVAMIGRVAGGVAHELGAPLNVIQGRARILARSGLPDTQQRHLADIEHQVTRMTTIIQQLLDCFRHVPDSRRSLDLSSVLADVMTWVSEDSRCTTPVLETEGLEQAMAVQAEPLRVGLACLNVIRNACQAAQSQLKVSAHEAGDCWEVRVDDDGPGISEEHRARVFEPFYSTRAAGEGTGLGLAVVSSVLKEHGGRVEVSDSELGGCRMSLYFPKEAT
- a CDS encoding sigma-54 dependent transcriptional regulator, which gives rise to MISANAPLVLLVEDDPSLGQLLTEELEADGYAVVGVATVQNARKALKERRPALIVSDLRLPDGDGMQVLAFQQAEHPGIPFIVITAFGTVDQAVEALQAGADDFLTKPLSTDHLRLKIKRLLAQADINRQLAEIQSRQYGDLNMGLVGGSSAMERLRSEIRQVSVSQAAVLIHGESGTGKELVAHAIHNQSERSGKAFLAVNCAGIPPDLMESEFFGHEAGAFTGAQQARKGLFAEASGGTLLLDEIGEMPMSLQAKLLRVLQEGAIKPVGADHEEAVDVRILASTHVDLMKAVEEGAFREDLYYRLETLSLSVPPLRERGEDVELLAMHFLKEACLRHGRGFIKFSEVTLRVLRDYPFPGNVRELSSAIERAVTFCDGDTIQPEHLPERIRKRQGSFQASTIDPEDTNIPEWPTLETLQQNYVRQVMSAVEGNKRRAAQILGINRRTLYRWLESTLEQK